The sequence CCGAGCGCTCCCTGCTCCTGATCGCCCGCCGCCATCTGTCCGATCCCGTCCGCGATCCGACCTTGGCCTTCGGTGAACTCGAATCCTGGCGTCCACGGCAAGCGCCTTGACACGATTCGAACATTCAACCATATTGTTCGATGAGTTGAACAACGATACCCCCCTCCCGGACACTTCACGCTGGAGACGCATCAATGACCGCTGCCGAACGTCCTCGAACGAGAGCCGACTCGACACTCGGAGACTCCGACTACGTGGCCAGGCAGGAGCAGATCCGGACGAGGGCCCGGGAGATCTTCGCCCGGCACGGCTATCGGAAGACCACCATCGAAGACATCGGCAAGGCGTGCGGGCTCGGCAAGGCCGCCTTGTACCACTACTTCTCCAGCAAGGAGGAGATCTTCGCCGCGGTCGTCCGAGCCGAGGGCGATAAGGTGCTCGCGCAGATTCGCGCCGCCGTCGGCGCGGCGGGCGACCCCAGGGCCAAGCTCGTTGCGGCGCTCAGGACGAGTTTCAGGGCGGTCAGTGCCAGAGTCGGCGAGATCATCGAGAACAAGGGCGCCGCGGAACTGAGGGAGTCGCTGCCGCTCGCGGCCCGGTACCTCCAGCACCTCCTCGACGAAGAAGTCGAGATCCTTCGGAAGATTCTCGCGGAAGGCGCGCGTAGGGGCGTCTTCAAGAAGATCAGTTCGCCATCTGTCCCGCTGCTCATCATCTCCGGCCTGCGGGGCGTCGAGTCGCACCTCCTCGACTTCGAAGACCCGCCGCAGCTGGACGATGCCATTGACGCGATCCTGGAGCTCTTCCTGGAAGGACTCTGCCGATGAGATGCCACGACGCGAACCTTTCCTCCGTTCCCGT comes from Vicinamibacterales bacterium and encodes:
- a CDS encoding TetR/AcrR family transcriptional regulator; the protein is MTAAERPRTRADSTLGDSDYVARQEQIRTRAREIFARHGYRKTTIEDIGKACGLGKAALYHYFSSKEEIFAAVVRAEGDKVLAQIRAAVGAAGDPRAKLVAALRTSFRAVSARVGEIIENKGAAELRESLPLAARYLQHLLDEEVEILRKILAEGARRGVFKKISSPSVPLLIISGLRGVESHLLDFEDPPQLDDAIDAILELFLEGLCR